In Shouchella patagoniensis, the following are encoded in one genomic region:
- a CDS encoding VOC family protein, translating into MDSTKMTMGEVTLIVTNIKRSIRFYKEVIGFSYIEVMPQKAKLFNGKGELLLVLEENDQAIPVKANQHSGLYHFALLLPDRKSLANQFAHLINKQIRLGGADHAVSEAIYLNDPDGNGIELYRDRPRVEWTYTESGDVVMDTKALDVNGLQALAEDWKGLPEGTCMGHVHMHVVNLSETEQFYNELLDFQTMARYGPQALFMAVGGYHHHLGFNTWSGEGATPQPQPAAGMKQYKIWVTDSQTYNVMYHRIKDKNLIIEEESGCFKVKDPSSMAIVIAKTNECN; encoded by the coding sequence ATGGATTCTACTAAAATGACGATGGGGGAAGTTACTTTAATTGTAACTAACATCAAGCGATCTATTCGTTTCTACAAAGAAGTAATTGGGTTCTCTTATATTGAGGTAATGCCGCAAAAAGCCAAATTGTTTAATGGAAAAGGTGAATTACTTCTTGTATTAGAAGAGAATGATCAAGCTATTCCGGTAAAAGCAAATCAACATTCTGGTCTTTATCACTTTGCTTTGTTACTTCCTGATCGTAAAAGTCTCGCTAATCAATTTGCTCATTTAATAAATAAACAAATACGATTAGGTGGAGCTGATCATGCTGTTAGTGAAGCGATTTATTTGAATGACCCAGATGGTAACGGGATTGAATTGTATCGTGATCGACCGCGTGTTGAATGGACCTATACAGAATCTGGTGATGTTGTAATGGACACAAAAGCTTTGGATGTAAATGGACTCCAAGCATTAGCTGAAGATTGGAAAGGATTGCCTGAAGGTACATGCATGGGACACGTTCATATGCATGTAGTTAATTTAAGTGAAACTGAACAGTTTTATAATGAATTGCTCGATTTTCAAACGATGGCACGTTATGGCCCACAAGCATTATTTATGGCCGTAGGAGGATATCATCATCATTTAGGATTTAATACTTGGTCAGGCGAAGGTGCGACACCGCAGCCGCAACCCGCAGCAGGAATGAAACAGTATAAGATTTGGGTTACTGATTCTCAAACATACAATGTTATGTATCATAGGATTAAAGACAAGAATCTTATTATTGAAGAAGAGAGTGGCTGTTTTAAGGTGAAAGACCCATCGTCTATGGCTATTGTGATAGCGAAGACTAATGAATGTAACTAA
- a CDS encoding winged helix-turn-helix transcriptional regulator, with product MESSCQVDTALEILVGKWKHKILFQLITKDVMRFNELKRAIPGITQKMLTSQLRELEQHDIIERKVYPQIPPKVEYSMTTYGQSLTPILDAMHKWGTNHIKHIADAYPKTHEQS from the coding sequence ATGGAATCATCTTGTCAGGTCGATACAGCTTTAGAAATTCTTGTTGGTAAATGGAAACATAAAATTCTATTTCAACTTATTACAAAAGATGTTATGCGTTTTAACGAGTTAAAACGTGCCATACCTGGAATTACACAAAAAATGCTCACCTCTCAGTTACGAGAGCTAGAGCAACACGATATTATTGAAAGAAAAGTTTATCCTCAAATTCCTCCAAAAGTTGAATATTCAATGACTACTTATGGTCAAAGTTTAACCCCTATTTTAGATGCCATGCACAAATGGGGCACAAACCACATTAAACATATAGCTGATGCATATCCCAAAACCCACGAACAAAGTTAA
- a CDS encoding DoxX family protein: MKRQFALYIFALLFFCAGVSHFIIDHFFIEAMPEWVPFRRTIVYISGIVEMAIAILLIYKPTRAKAGVWTALFLILVFPVNIYMAFTPGQYQLPAFALWLRLPLQIVLIWWVLKATKPSILKNHTHDKMGV, from the coding sequence ATGAAACGTCAGTTTGCTTTATATATCTTTGCGCTACTCTTTTTTTGTGCAGGAGTTAGTCATTTTATAATAGATCATTTTTTTATTGAGGCGATGCCAGAGTGGGTGCCATTTCGAAGAACCATTGTTTACATTTCCGGAATTGTAGAAATGGCGATTGCCATCTTATTAATTTATAAGCCCACGAGGGCAAAAGCTGGAGTATGGACAGCTCTATTTCTTATTCTTGTATTTCCAGTAAATATTTATATGGCGTTTACTCCTGGGCAGTATCAATTACCTGCGTTTGCTTTATGGTTGAGGTTGCCTCTACAAATCGTGCTCATATGGTGGGTGTTAAAAGCAACAAAACCATCAATTTTAAAAAATCATACGCACGATAAAATGGGCGTATGA
- a CDS encoding CapA family protein, translated as MKFVKQAIGVFLIFLTTACQNEMRPGTTDLNTIELRFSTPFQKEGERFRQSVTVGTVGDILIHDRVYDDAKVERGFDFWPMLKEIAPYLKEPDITIANQETMIGGEEIGLSGYPSFNSPFEVGDALKKAGVDVVTLANNHTLDRGPKAIMNALSYWDELDMMYTGSFKDRNDADDLRVVKKNGLSIAILSYTYGINGIPVPDNREYLVNLADSSLMQKQIEEASLQADAVLVALHAGDEYVYYPNKQQKEWVQLAADSGATAVIGHHPHVLQPAEWIESEHEHDTLAIYSLGNFLSGQYDHPRRVGGVFSFELERSSTDGVMVANPRFLPTYVQFEDNDKNYRVRPMKDLTNEELPNIEKHLDEIETHMSQWLPELVVIKD; from the coding sequence ATGAAATTCGTTAAACAAGCAATTGGTGTTTTTTTAATTTTTCTTACAACGGCCTGTCAAAATGAAATGCGACCTGGGACAACTGATTTAAATACAATTGAATTACGGTTTAGTACTCCTTTTCAAAAAGAGGGAGAGCGCTTTAGACAGTCGGTAACAGTTGGAACAGTCGGCGACATATTGATTCATGATCGTGTTTATGATGACGCCAAAGTCGAAAGAGGGTTTGATTTTTGGCCGATGTTAAAAGAGATTGCACCTTATCTAAAAGAACCAGATATTACAATTGCTAACCAAGAAACAATGATTGGTGGAGAAGAAATTGGATTATCTGGGTATCCGAGTTTTAATTCTCCTTTTGAAGTGGGAGATGCATTAAAAAAAGCCGGTGTAGATGTGGTGACATTGGCCAATAATCATACGCTCGACCGTGGACCAAAAGCGATTATGAATGCATTATCCTATTGGGACGAGCTGGATATGATGTACACAGGCTCATTTAAAGATAGAAATGATGCAGATGACCTTCGTGTTGTTAAAAAGAACGGATTGTCGATAGCTATACTTAGCTATACGTATGGAATAAATGGCATACCGGTACCAGACAATCGAGAATACCTTGTTAATTTAGCTGATTCAAGTTTGATGCAAAAACAAATTGAAGAGGCAAGTTTACAGGCAGATGCTGTTCTTGTTGCTTTACATGCTGGAGATGAATATGTTTATTACCCGAACAAGCAACAGAAAGAGTGGGTGCAACTTGCTGCAGATAGTGGTGCGACAGCTGTTATTGGGCATCATCCTCATGTGTTGCAGCCTGCTGAATGGATCGAGAGTGAGCACGAACACGATACACTTGCAATTTATTCATTAGGGAATTTTCTGTCAGGACAGTACGACCATCCACGGCGAGTCGGGGGTGTGTTTTCGTTTGAGCTTGAGAGAAGTAGTACTGATGGTGTGATGGTAGCAAATCCTAGATTTCTACCAACATATGTTCAATTTGAAGATAATGATAAAAACTATCGGGTAAGACCAATGAAAGATTTAACAAATGAGGAACTTCCAAATATAGAAAAACATCTAGATGAAATTGAAACTCATATGAGTCAGTGGTTACCTGAATTAGTTGTTATAAAGGATTAG
- a CDS encoding ABC transporter ATP-binding protein — MNEPMLEVQGLKKHFKIRKDQTLKAVDVVSFTVNKGEMFGLVGESGCGKSTLGRTILRLYEQTEGSIKFKGQDVHKASSKTKRKLDQSMQMIFQDPYASLNPRSTVMDIVAEGIDIHGLYSGVKRKEKVYQLLKTVGLNKEHANRYPHEFSGGQRQRIGIARALAVEPEFIVADEPISALDVSIQAQVVNLLRKLQLEQGLTFLFIAHDLSMVRHISDRIGVMYLGKLVELTTSEKLYKKPLHPYTEALLSAIPIPDPDLEDKREPILLSGEIPSPISPPSGCVFRTRCPRVMERCTLIEPEISEYEPGHFAACHLYDEIGDSRKEAAASKVT; from the coding sequence ATGAATGAACCAATGCTTGAAGTGCAAGGGTTAAAAAAACACTTCAAAATTCGAAAAGATCAAACACTTAAAGCTGTTGATGTTGTATCATTTACTGTTAATAAAGGAGAAATGTTTGGTTTAGTTGGTGAATCAGGTTGTGGAAAGTCGACACTTGGACGGACTATTTTACGTTTATATGAACAAACAGAGGGTTCTATAAAATTTAAAGGACAAGATGTTCACAAAGCGAGTTCAAAAACAAAAAGAAAATTAGATCAAAGCATGCAGATGATTTTTCAAGATCCATACGCTTCGTTAAATCCAAGGTCGACGGTTATGGATATCGTGGCAGAGGGTATAGATATTCATGGTCTTTATAGCGGAGTGAAGCGAAAAGAGAAAGTATATCAATTATTGAAAACAGTGGGTTTAAATAAAGAACATGCAAATCGCTATCCCCATGAATTTAGTGGGGGGCAAAGGCAGCGAATTGGTATCGCGCGAGCACTTGCAGTAGAACCCGAATTTATAGTTGCGGATGAACCCATATCTGCTTTGGATGTGTCGATTCAAGCGCAAGTAGTAAACTTATTAAGAAAACTCCAACTTGAACAAGGTTTGACATTCTTGTTTATCGCACATGATTTATCAATGGTAAGGCACATAAGTGATCGAATTGGCGTGATGTATTTAGGGAAACTTGTGGAACTAACTACAAGTGAAAAATTATACAAAAAACCACTTCATCCTTATACGGAAGCATTATTATCTGCGATCCCAATTCCTGATCCCGACCTTGAAGATAAACGTGAACCTATTCTGCTTAGTGGGGAGATTCCTAGCCCAATCTCTCCCCCGAGTGGTTGTGTTTTCCGCACAAGATGTCCAAGGGTAATGGAACGCTGTACTTTAATAGAGCCAGAGATCAGTGAATATGAGCCAGGTCATTTTGCCGCTTGCCATTTATATGACGAGATTGGAGACTCTAGAAAAGAGGCTGCAGCTAGCAAAGTAACTTAG